The following proteins are encoded in a genomic region of Hoeflea phototrophica DFL-43:
- a CDS encoding Gfo/Idh/MocA family protein: MVEKLALVGIGKIARDQHLPAIAANPDWELAATVSRNASVEGIENFTTIEAMLAARPDISTVSLAIPPQPRFAYAQAALAAGKNVMLEKPPGQSLAEVHALEELAREKGVSIYATWHSREADCVPDSKAWLADKTIKRLAITWKEDVRRWHPGQDWVFEPGGLGVFDPGINALSIMTEILPWPVHVASAVLEFPENRDTPIAADIVFTNPDGAEMTATFDWRQEGPQTWDIDIETDGGRLKLSSGGATLEIDGQTVKKGSDHEYANLYKRMASLIQSGKSDVDLSPMVHVSDAFTLGKRKTVDAFHF; this comes from the coding sequence ATGGTTGAAAAACTCGCATTGGTCGGCATTGGCAAGATCGCCCGCGACCAGCACCTTCCGGCGATTGCCGCAAACCCCGATTGGGAACTCGCCGCGACGGTGAGCCGCAACGCCAGTGTCGAGGGCATCGAGAACTTCACAACCATCGAAGCGATGCTCGCCGCGCGCCCAGACATTTCCACGGTGTCTCTTGCCATTCCACCACAGCCGCGTTTTGCCTATGCCCAGGCGGCGCTCGCCGCCGGCAAGAATGTCATGCTGGAAAAACCACCCGGTCAGAGCCTCGCCGAAGTGCATGCGCTTGAAGAACTCGCCCGCGAGAAAGGCGTGTCGATTTACGCCACATGGCATTCCCGCGAAGCCGACTGCGTGCCCGATTCCAAGGCATGGCTGGCAGACAAGACCATCAAGCGCCTGGCGATCACCTGGAAGGAAGATGTCCGCCGCTGGCATCCGGGACAGGACTGGGTGTTCGAACCTGGCGGTCTTGGGGTCTTTGATCCCGGCATCAACGCATTGTCGATCATGACCGAGATCCTGCCCTGGCCGGTCCATGTGGCAAGTGCTGTTCTTGAGTTCCCGGAGAACCGCGACACCCCGATTGCTGCGGACATCGTCTTCACAAATCCCGATGGCGCAGAGATGACCGCCACGTTCGACTGGCGCCAGGAAGGTCCCCAAACCTGGGACATCGACATCGAAACCGACGGCGGCCGTCTCAAACTGTCATCGGGCGGCGCTACACTTGAAATCGACGGCCAGACGGTCAAAAAAGGCAGCGATCATGAATACGCCAATCTCTACAAACGCATGGCGTCGCTGATCCAGTCCGGTAAAAGTGATGTGGATCTTTCACCAATGGTCCATGTCAGCGACGCCTTCACCCTTGGCAAACGGAAAACGGTCGACGCTTTCCATTTCTAG
- the araD gene encoding L-arabinonate dehydratase has translation MAFTPAKWPRKLRSQEWYGGNSRDTIYHRGWLKNQGYPNDLFDGRPVIGIMNTWSELTPCNGHLNELAQKVKAGIWEAGGFPVEVPVFSASENTFRPTAMMYRNLAAMAVEEAMRGQPIDGAVLMVGCDKTTPSLLMAAASTNLPSIVVTGGPMLNGWFRNERVGSGTHLWKFSEAVKAGEMTQDEFLEAEQAMSRSTGTCNTMGTASTMASMAEALGMALSGNAAIPAVDSRRRVMAQLTGRRIVQMVKDDLKPSDIMTKQAFENAIRTNGAIGGSTNAVIHMLAMAGRVGIDLTLDDWDRCGRDVATIVNLMPSGKYLMEEFFYAGGLPVVLKHLGEAGKLHKDALTVSGTTVWDEVKDAKNWNEDVILPLEKALTQQGGIAVLRGNLAPNGAVLKPSAASPALMKHRGRAVVFEDIDDYKARINDDALDIDETCVMVLKNCGPKGYPGMAEVGNMGLPPKVLKKGITDMIRISDARMSGTAYGTVILHTSPEAAAGGPLAVVKNGDIIEVDVEARRLHLEISEAELNDRLSAWKPLHERPQSGYAKLFQDSVEGADTGADFDFLKGCRGAPVGRDSH, from the coding sequence ATGGCCTTTACTCCAGCAAAATGGCCGCGGAAACTGCGCTCGCAGGAATGGTATGGCGGCAACTCGCGCGACACGATCTACCATCGCGGATGGCTGAAGAACCAGGGCTACCCGAACGATCTTTTTGACGGCCGTCCGGTCATCGGGATCATGAACACCTGGTCCGAACTGACACCTTGCAACGGCCACCTCAACGAACTGGCCCAGAAGGTGAAGGCCGGCATTTGGGAAGCTGGCGGCTTTCCCGTCGAGGTGCCGGTGTTCTCGGCATCCGAAAACACCTTCCGTCCAACCGCCATGATGTACCGCAATCTCGCGGCCATGGCCGTCGAGGAAGCCATGCGCGGCCAGCCGATCGATGGTGCGGTGTTGATGGTCGGATGCGACAAGACCACGCCATCGCTGCTGATGGCCGCTGCATCAACCAACCTGCCCTCCATCGTCGTCACCGGCGGGCCGATGCTCAATGGCTGGTTTCGCAACGAGCGCGTGGGTTCGGGCACCCATCTGTGGAAGTTCTCCGAAGCCGTGAAGGCCGGTGAAATGACCCAGGATGAGTTCCTCGAGGCCGAACAGGCGATGTCGCGCTCGACGGGAACCTGCAACACCATGGGCACGGCTTCGACCATGGCGTCGATGGCCGAAGCCCTCGGCATGGCGTTGTCGGGCAATGCGGCCATTCCGGCTGTGGATTCCCGACGTCGTGTGATGGCGCAGCTGACCGGCCGCCGCATTGTGCAGATGGTCAAGGACGACCTCAAACCGTCCGACATCATGACCAAACAGGCTTTCGAGAATGCGATCCGGACCAATGGCGCAATCGGCGGCTCCACCAATGCAGTCATTCACATGCTGGCCATGGCGGGCCGCGTCGGCATTGATCTCACACTTGATGACTGGGACCGTTGCGGCCGGGATGTCGCCACCATCGTCAACCTGATGCCGTCCGGGAAATACCTCATGGAAGAGTTCTTCTATGCAGGTGGCCTGCCGGTGGTGCTCAAGCACCTGGGCGAAGCGGGCAAATTGCACAAGGATGCGCTGACGGTCTCCGGCACGACTGTCTGGGACGAGGTCAAGGATGCCAAAAACTGGAACGAGGATGTCATCTTGCCGCTCGAAAAGGCGCTGACACAGCAGGGCGGAATTGCGGTGCTGCGCGGCAATCTGGCGCCGAACGGTGCGGTTCTCAAACCCTCCGCCGCTTCTCCAGCCCTTATGAAACACCGGGGTCGTGCAGTGGTGTTCGAGGACATTGACGACTACAAGGCCAGGATCAACGATGATGCGCTCGACATCGACGAGACCTGCGTCATGGTCTTGAAGAATTGCGGACCCAAGGGTTACCCGGGCATGGCCGAAGTGGGGAACATGGGCTTGCCGCCAAAGGTGCTGAAGAAGGGGATCACCGACATGATCCGCATTTCCGATGCCCGCATGTCCGGCACGGCCTATGGCACCGTGATCCTGCACACCTCTCCGGAAGCTGCCGCGGGCGGTCCATTGGCTGTGGTCAAGAACGGCGACATCATCGAGGTGGACGTCGAAGCGCGCAGACTTCATCTCGAAATCAGCGAGGCGGAACTGAACGACCGCCTCTCGGCCTGGAAGCCATTGCATGAGCGGCCCCAAAGCGGTTACGCCAAGCTTTTTCAGGATTCGGTCGAAGGTGCGGACACCGGCGCTGACTTTGACTTCCTGAAAGGCTGTCGCGGCGCTCCGGTGGGTAGGGATTCTCATTGA
- the mmsB gene encoding multiple monosaccharide ABC transporter permease produces MDQAKGESEIASGAKPRGIGEYLVSHLRQYGLLFALIAVMAFFQIVTDGTLLRAVNVTNLLLQNSYIIIMALGMLIVIVAGHIDLSVGSVMGFVGALAAVMMVNHDQSMLVTVIVCLTAGAAIGAAQGYWVAYWKIPSFIVTLAGMLVFRGLSLWLLEGQSVGPFPKEFQVIATGFVPDIFPAGIGESLATMLGERQVNILALLTGVVAAFFVVWMGINQRMRNKAYGIEDEPRSFFIARNVIVAAALIFVTYKLSLFRGLPNVLITMGVLTIIYAFITEKTTIGRRVYALGGNQKAAKLSGIKTERLTFLAFTNMGLLAAAAGLVFAARLNTATPKAGFALELDVIAAVFIGGASMAGGVGTIIGAVVGAFLMGVLNNGMSIMGIGIDYQQMIKGLVLLAAVIFDVYNKNKQG; encoded by the coding sequence ATGGATCAGGCCAAAGGCGAGAGCGAAATCGCATCCGGCGCAAAGCCAAGAGGCATTGGCGAGTATCTTGTCAGCCATCTGCGGCAATACGGGCTGCTCTTCGCCCTGATTGCGGTGATGGCATTCTTCCAGATCGTAACCGATGGCACCTTGTTGCGCGCCGTTAATGTCACGAACCTGCTGTTGCAGAACTCCTACATCATCATCATGGCGCTCGGCATGCTGATTGTCATCGTCGCCGGCCATATCGACCTGTCTGTCGGCTCGGTGATGGGCTTTGTCGGCGCGCTGGCAGCGGTGATGATGGTCAATCACGACCAGTCCATGCTGGTCACGGTCATCGTCTGCCTCACGGCAGGTGCAGCCATCGGTGCTGCTCAGGGCTATTGGGTCGCCTACTGGAAAATCCCCTCCTTCATTGTCACCCTTGCCGGCATGCTGGTGTTTCGCGGGCTGTCGCTGTGGCTGCTCGAAGGCCAGTCGGTGGGGCCCTTCCCAAAGGAATTCCAGGTCATCGCGACCGGTTTCGTTCCCGACATTTTTCCAGCCGGAATTGGTGAGAGCCTGGCGACAATGCTGGGCGAACGGCAGGTCAATATCCTGGCGCTCCTCACCGGTGTTGTTGCGGCCTTCTTCGTTGTCTGGATGGGCATCAACCAGCGCATGCGCAACAAGGCCTATGGCATTGAAGACGAACCGCGAAGCTTCTTCATTGCCCGCAATGTGATCGTCGCCGCAGCGCTGATTTTTGTGACCTACAAATTATCGCTGTTCCGCGGCCTGCCCAACGTGCTTATCACCATGGGCGTTCTGACCATCATCTATGCCTTCATCACCGAAAAAACCACGATTGGCCGGCGCGTCTACGCGCTTGGCGGAAACCAGAAAGCGGCCAAGCTCTCAGGCATCAAGACTGAACGGCTGACCTTCCTTGCCTTCACCAATATGGGCCTTCTGGCCGCCGCAGCGGGTCTGGTCTTCGCCGCACGGCTGAACACCGCAACGCCGAAAGCGGGCTTCGCGCTGGAACTTGACGTGATCGCCGCTGTCTTCATCGGCGGCGCATCGATGGCCGGTGGCGTGGGCACGATCATTGGCGCGGTGGTCGGCGCGTTCCTGATGGGCGTTCTCAACAACGGTATGTCGATCATGGGCATCGGCATTGATTACCAGCAGATGATCAAGGGGCTGGTGCTGCTCGCTGCCGTCATCTTCGATGTCTACAACAAGAACAAGCAGGGCTGA
- the araD1 gene encoding AraD1 family protein — protein sequence MLISQFRNDTGGISVAVRSGTEAMVVNGVSSTLELASRAIKDGNSIAECLRAHSLGPAIDIEALATENRLLLPISHPDPAHMHLTGTGLTHLGSASTRDAMHAANKADPSTLTDSMKIFNMGLENGKPEPGKPGVQPEWFYKGNGTCAVAPGAPLVSPAFADDGGEEPEIAGIYLIGNDGAPFRIGFALSNEFSDHVMERVNYLYLAHSKLRPASFGPEILVAPLPDDIRGTSAIRRDGEIIWEKPFLSGETNMSHTIANLEHHHFKYDVFRQPGDIHIHMFGTATLSFADQIRVQHGDVFEISAPQFGAPLRNPLSVTPPASDLSAVKVL from the coding sequence ATGCTGATTTCCCAATTCAGGAACGATACCGGCGGCATCAGCGTCGCCGTTCGCAGCGGAACCGAAGCTATGGTTGTCAATGGTGTGTCGAGCACGCTTGAGCTCGCCAGCCGCGCCATCAAGGACGGGAACAGCATCGCTGAGTGCCTGCGCGCCCACTCGCTCGGACCAGCCATCGATATCGAAGCGCTGGCAACGGAGAACCGTCTGCTGTTGCCGATCTCCCATCCCGATCCGGCTCACATGCACTTAACCGGCACCGGTTTGACACATCTTGGCTCGGCATCGACCCGGGACGCCATGCATGCAGCCAACAAGGCTGACCCTTCGACGCTGACGGATTCCATGAAGATCTTCAACATGGGACTTGAGAACGGCAAACCCGAACCGGGCAAGCCGGGTGTCCAGCCGGAATGGTTCTACAAGGGCAACGGCACCTGCGCGGTTGCGCCGGGAGCACCACTGGTCTCTCCGGCCTTTGCCGATGATGGCGGCGAGGAGCCGGAGATCGCGGGGATCTATCTGATCGGCAATGACGGCGCGCCGTTCCGTATCGGCTTTGCCCTGTCCAACGAGTTTTCAGACCATGTGATGGAACGGGTGAACTATCTCTATCTCGCGCACTCGAAACTCCGTCCCGCATCCTTCGGGCCGGAAATCCTCGTTGCGCCCCTGCCCGATGACATCCGTGGCACCAGCGCCATTCGCCGCGATGGCGAGATCATCTGGGAAAAGCCGTTCCTTTCGGGTGAAACCAACATGTCCCATACGATTGCGAACCTGGAACACCACCACTTCAAATATGATGTGTTCCGGCAACCGGGCGACATACACATTCACATGTTCGGCACAGCCACGTTGTCCTTTGCCGATCAGATCCGCGTGCAGCACGGCGACGTGTTCGAGATTTCCGCGCCGCAGTTCGGCGCGCCCCTGCGCAATCCCCTGTCCGTCACGCCACCAGCGTCGGATCTGTCAGCTGTAAAGGTGCTCTGA